The Silene latifolia isolate original U9 population chromosome X, ASM4854445v1, whole genome shotgun sequence genome contains the following window.
ctgtatcgtgtcctttGCCTCTGTGGTATTtgcagtacgagttctcgtcccagaatttggatttcctttcgggttcgggagtaggtcctatagacttcaacattcgtcgctccatgagtctctgaagggcatcggtgtatgtaataccgaTGTTGGTAagtttcctaggaggtgtgcccttattttcggaagcctttgtaaatgaccccgaaggctccatgaggttgcctttgttgattttgattcttggatgagaagaactaggaatagattgtccatttgttgctttctccttaggactgtcaagttgagggtttgtctggacacttttcatcttaagaggttgggcatcaagcttcttacccatttcggcgaaCTGGTTTTCAATGTTGGCAAGTCGAGAGTTTAGgatatcaatggctccttctattttggaaaatttgttgtcgaaggccatggaaagcatgagcattccactttggatatcttcgtcttcgaggacattgatctcttcgtcatcatgatgattgaggagatgatggcaatccaggaatgattcttcatcatgttcattgatattagacccaagagggtcgatcttcttggattttttggcggaaggtggcttaggaagcttgccctcttcaatcatatcttcgatggtgtgtttcaagagaaaacactcttcaatatcatggcctctaccttggtggtataagcagtatttgttgcccttccagaggttcacctgtttctctaatggtggatccggagtcggtcctattggatgtagcttaccttgggcagaaagtctcttcaaagcatcggcataagacatgcctaaatcggtaagcaccctttgatgcctgccaggtttcctttcagctgttttcggctttctaggacgatggttattgcaagacgTAAGCTTTGGActacctagactagaggtttccctagttggcatgttcttttccaccattccattttcaagggtgaggacgcgaatgctcaaattttccactgtagcttgaactcgtaggaccatggcataaacgtcttgaagagacatggtgattgtggcttgatctgcttcgtgaccttgttgattgacagaacttgctggattcctactcgacagaaatgacgcgcattatactcggtttgacatgggatcacgcatactaaggcaacaaacaaaggaagggataagatgacaaatctagacttgacttgtgaactcgtgaaatgtcgtgagtgacttctcgcgtttgaattcacggtgcttgactgtaatttagactcgagtgttgactttgacggagtgacatttatacagttgaccttattgacgggattgaagacacgtgttgattctggactcgaggtttgcttataggtgttaagaagactattgtcgtttagactcaaatatgaggcccattgagactcgtgtgttgagcctcgaaacgtgtgactcgatgtgtcgaaaatgcttagatcctaactgaattggggtagggaggtccacaatgacggcgtgacgccttaggacttgacttgaatttgaaaagacccaaaatgtaaaggaagacgggtttatgactcgacatagttccgactaggacatagttggtttgaactttgactctaattTAGCCCgtttgaatttacatatttacatttacaaggttTGAAAAAAAtttggtttgttttttttttcttttttttttcggttttttttttgttttttttttttttgtttttttgtttgtttttgtatttagttttgaaatgggttttaggcccgaagtttgacttgacatatggaaagagtttggactttgttttgccttttcttgaaaatatttacgttttaaaaagaggttttaattttacaaaaatcgtcatggtttcgttttagaaaatggtgatcacatatgatacaaacattatacaagcattataacgggatgctgagtgcatttaaaaagggttttggtttaaagggtgggttgccataccgaaccatcaaacccgaagtctgtggagaggctcgtgccaaacaagagtaaggccgattcctagtccatttcctcaagtagtgaaggcccttgatacaaacaagagtaagcatcatggtatggatgacgtcaatcgctatccatccttaggcccaaataagaattaggaccgtttagacgggatgattggtcgaatgggttgggttgggcctaggaaggccgaataaacggtctaggaagaccgagttatgaaaaccgacaattgtcttgtacaaacttattccctaaccttgttcaagtttcacccttgctacacgtaagtgtaatatcccagtgagtcgccaagcgtggacagcgggccgcccacgagggcgcttggtgaaggggctcgaaaacaagcgtttgcattttgtatggagtcgccaccaatttttatgggaaattggaaccgttcgagtacctcgtgtcatgtcaagacacaaagtagtgacatgaacactaagcaatcgttacccttagcattctatgtctagaatgactctcgtggatgccaatgaacacgggtgctcacggagatctggagtaaggggcgagggtacgtattaggaagctcttttgatcgaacacctaatcccgcccgcctcgatagcggcctctactaatgattagggaagttattcgtacttgatatatcgtcggctatatgcatgcaatgcaacatccattgttttaatcctagcatgtgagaatttaatactaagtcggttgaacaattaattagcatacaattaagtcgaagtaggatttaatgttgatttacatgtggaagcatacaaacaaagaaagaaatacaataattatgaattacaataatgaaaattacaataattacaacggataggcgatttgtgtcgaaaatacttttaaaacggataatttgagaaaacgaataaaagagtaaattaacgaataaaacagaaggtgataatacggataatagttaattaaacgtaagctaattaaactaggtcaagcaacaaggGAGTTCAAGGACAGAATTCagcccggaacaggcgcagcagagctgcgtcctttggaataggcgcagcagacgctgcgtccgttcctgacctgaattctggctgtgaagccggaattacgggttgttaatatcaattggtaaatttaatgatcgattaaattatttactcggatgaaagtgattaacaggttatttacatatgattaatgggtcataaaacaacaaaacatggatgagacagaattaactaattaattacatgaatgaacgatattaattagtgaaataaactaactaaattaattagactaaacatgatgaactaATGACAAATTAACAATGAATATGATAAAAGACAGGTTAGAatgtatcaatgacgaattccagagattcaatatgaatgaatcgaacctcCAAAACCCGAGTTTGAattgaatgacgaaaacccgcaaatatggattacttgggatttaagtcggatttaaagacggattaaacatgttaatgatgataaataatatacatgaattAATTAcgctatcatgtgaacgaattaaagaacaaacaatcGAAATCAAATAAGaacaacgaattacagaggacgaaggaagaagaaaggaagcaggaactgcggcagcctcacgaagaggcgcagcaggaactgcgctccttcgaagaggcgcagcagttgctgcgtcctttctcgacgtctgtctactggaaatccgtaaaaagaggttttgaacgaggttttagaaatcggttttaatggtgtattcgacataaaccttacaattgttatacaataataaaacacaataaataaaaggaattatacaccctcagacttacatgttgacggaacgagatgaactaagaagatcgattagtgatgctcgacgcgaatgcaaggaaagagtgccctcgaaagaggaaaacgatttaaaacagattgattaattagattgattgagtgtagtggtcaaattggtcggtcatgcaacggagaggctggtacccggaaagatccgagcttacgtggtcggaagtccaagcacgtaggcgccaattagtaagaacgaagtctagaatgcaaagggagaagagaagggcggacactcgcgtgagaaatatgaggaacgaaagctcctatttatactaatcacgtgaaggaatagggtttcggagactctttggaagtgaatctcggaaagatataaaaaagatacgtaaatcatgcaaagaagggcctgggaagaggcgcgcgaccatctgcgtctcttggaagaggcgcgactctctgcgtctattcccgtgaggtttcctccgcttaagaaagatttccgcgtttaagttatggtaggacggaaataattcgattatcttatgaatattacggaatattatttgccaaaagataaaatttgtgaaatatggaatagaaatatccggaacattccgaacattcgactcgggatttaacaaagattatcgagaaaatggagacggtttttgaccggactcgaatgtactctaattactgccaaaacgaccgtatcgggacgtagatgacatttaagaggttgacattaatatttgagcaatcacttgacgataatcttacgaactgtcacaaatcgttccgcgtatcaaacatgcggcccaatcatcgccgggtggtttgcgaggggtgcagaaacgaggtgtctacaccaaGACAGAATACACGACAccacatactcgaccgagtatgccatactcgatcgagtaccagctttgaaaaatcgtagtattacagatgGTACCCCAAACCTCtgcgatgttggacaccgactttagacagtatagctgtaagtttcttttctttaaaatgcattcccccatcactaatgacgaccctagggacactaaatcggggaaaaataatctttttaaacattttaatcacggtccTGGCATCACATTTAGGTGAAGCAATAActtccacccatttagacacatagtctacagctaccaatatatacctgttacctttactagacggaaaTGGTCCTTGGAAATAAATGCCCCAGACagcaaaaacctcgacctctagaatgccattttgaggcatctcatgtcttTTAGAGATATTTTCCGAGCGCTGGCAAGCATCAtaagctgaaacaaacactttagcattTGCAAACAAAGTAGACCAGaaaaaaccagattgaagtaccttagccacggttcgcGACGGATCGTGGTGACCGCCATAAGCGGACAaatgacagccttccaggactgcTTTGGTCTCCCACTACAGAATACAATGTATGTAaagaccgtctgcacactccttaaatagaTAAGGGTCATCCCAATAATATTGCTTTGCATCATAAAGAAATCGTTTCCTCTGTTGATAAGATAGGTCAGGTGGCAGCTCGCCACTTACAACGTAGTTAGCCAAATCTGCATACCACGGATCATGGTTTGTGTTAGTAAAAACTGCAAATaaggaatcatcaggaaaagaatcatttaTAGGTAAAGGATCCTCTCCCCCCTGCTGCGGTAATCGCGACAGttgatcagctactacattctcggcgcctgtcttgtctttgatttgcagatcaaattcctggagaaggagtatctATCTCAACAGTCGTGGCTTAGCTTCCTTGTTAACTAGAAGGTGTCTTAGCGCTGCATGGTctgtaaaaacagtaacttcagaacctatcaaataagaacgaaatttctccagcgcataaactacaactaataactccttctcagtagtagtatacttcacttgagcctcatccagagttcggctcgcatagtaaatcgcGCTCAAAGCTTTGCCTTTCCGctggcctaacaccgctcctagtgcataatcactagcatcacacataatctcgaatggcagctcccagtcgggaggctggataatcggtgctgaaatcaaaGCCTGTTTCAACCTGTTGAAAGCAAAAAGACACTCTTCAGTAAAAACAAAGGGGGCATTCTTAAGtaacaactgtgtaagtggtttagcaattttagaaaagtccttgatgaaccggcgataaaaaccagcatgtccaaggaaacttctcactcctttaacattgacaggaggaggtaattgctgaatcacttgcacttttgctttatccacctcgatgcccctatcagaaactaagtgccctaagacaactccctcgttgaccataaagtggtacttctcccagttaagcacaaggttaaccttaatgcagcgctgcaacactttatcaaggttagacaaacagtttttaaaattactcccatagacgctgaaatcgtccataaagacctccataatagactctatatactcagaaaatatccccatcatgcacctttgaaaggtggcaggggcattacacaaaccaaaaggcattctacgataagcaaaaacaccttgaGGACAAGTGAAAGTAGTCTTTTTCTGGTCATCCGGATGAAtatggatctgaaagaaccctgaatacctatctaaataacagaaaaacttatgagaggctaaTCTTTCTACCATCAGATCGATAAAAGgaaaggggaaatgatccttctTTGTGGCGACATTCAGCTGtctataatctatgcacatccgccaaccagtcactacacgagtaggtatcaattcatttttgtcattcttaaccacagtagttcctcctttcttaggaaccacctaaaatggactcatccatttagaatgaccaacagagtagataatacctgcattgAGCAACTTCATTatctcagccatcacaacatcctgcaccTTCTGGTTCAGCCTGCGCTGACcttgtctgcaaggcttgtgatatTCTTCTAGCTCAAtcttgtgcatacaaatatcatgACTGATACCCTGAATATCATCCAACGAATAACCCatcgctttcctgtttttcttaagaacagctaacaaagcggCCAGCTGCTTATCATcaagtttagcactaacaatgactggatactgctcagtatcatctaaaaatGTATATTTAAGAtgggaaggaagaggcttacgctcaggtacctttacctccataGCGCAAAGAGTGTTTACCAATTGTTCTactctctctccttcagcgtaggtgagttcacgctcatctatcgCAACTTCAAGcagatccaacacagcgtcattgttttctgggttatctgcacactcatctaacaacATCAAAGCTTCCAGTGGATCCTTTATCAAGGAATCCGACCAGGACTCATAAACAGACTCATCAACGATATCAACTGAATAATAAGTATCCTCTTTCATTGGTCTAGCGAGTGTACCAGGCAAACTGAATTTGATAGCGTCATCCtccactgcaagagtcaaacgcccttgtttgacatcaataatagccccagctgtacataagaatggtcttccaaatataattggggtccgatTATCCTCAGTTATGTCTAAGTTaatgaaatctactggtataaagaattTGCCTACTTTGACAGGCACATCTTCTAGGATACCTAGGGAGCGTCTAACTGATCTATCAGCCATCCggagggtgatattagtcattttaaggtgacccatattaagcttcTTGCAAATAGAGTAAGGCATGacgacactggctcctaaatcacaaagagccttatctatcacttcatttCCTATGATACAGGTAATaaagaaactacccgggtctttaaATTTAGGTGGAGCTTTATTGAGAATTAAATTACTGGACTCTTCCATAAAGGCAACGGTCTCAaactcactaagctctctcttacgcgtcaaaatatctttcataaatttagcataagaaggtacctggTAATCAGCTCGGTAAAAAGAACGGTCACCTGAAGGTTCTTGACCgcatccacaaacttaccgtactgtcgctcgaccttagcatctttcagacgtcccggataaggaaTTCTGGTAACAGTAAATGGGTCTGCGACTTTAtctttacctttgtctaaacgTGACATCTCCACAGCAGAGGAAGATGACCCAGCAGCGTGTTTAGACTTCGAAACAGCGTCTTCGCTAttgcatgtactcgatcgagcactattttcactcgatcgagagcttttctccTAGgatatgctcgatcgaggaactccatcCTCTCGATCAAGGACTTCAATTTcgacacctctcgatcgagcattgttattactcgatcgagagctttcagtGACACAAGTACTCAATTGAGCAccaaatttactcgatcgaggactttgacGAGGATCAGCCGCGTCAAAGTCAATTTGCTCTTCCAAAACAGTTTCTGGACTTTCATCAACAAATAAATCAGCATTTTCCGGCATTTTTGGTCCATCATAGGTAAGACCACTTCGAAGATAAATCGCGTTAATTGGGTCACAAGGAGGTAATTGACTTACTTGGTTCAATTGCTCAGATGCAAATTGTGTGAATTGATCTTGCAACTTTTTCATAGAACCTTCATTTTCTTATGCATTTTTATGGACTTGAAGTGACAAGGATAGCACCAAGGATTTCAACTCTGCTATCTAGATATTTTTAGAAGAAGATTCATCTTGCTGCGGCATTGAATCAATGGGATTAGACACACTTGGTATGGCTAAATCTTCATAAAATTGGGAGAACGGGATTCCTTGCTTGAATTGTTGATAAACAAGAACTCGCCCTACTTCTGCCATACACGTAATCGGATCACGTCCTTCCAcgccgcatctaccacaaatCACCTCTTGCTCAATCATAGCATGGACCTGCTCATGTTCACCCATTGTCGGGCTCTCTGATTTGTCACACCCAGCATCAAGAACTTCAGTCACAGCTGCAGGGGATTCATCATCCCTTCCGGTTACTCGCCTACCCCCTCTAGGATTACCATACTCATCTACATGTATGGCCATGTCTACAATAAGATGCCATCCCTTGTTGTCATCAATATTTTTCTGAAATCTTCCTTGGGCTGCAGCATCCAATATGGCCctttgatcatcatacaacccattataaaaatAATTGCAGAGGGACCATTattggaaaccatgatgaggtacagagcGAACCAGTTTCTTGAAACTAGTCCAAGCTTTattcaaatcttcagtggccAGTTGTGTGAAAGTAATGATTTGGCCTCTTAATGGGTTGTTGCATTGTGGAAGAAAGTACCTCCTGAAGAAAGCTAATGCTAGGGAATTCCAATCAGTCACACCAGCAGCTTCCCTATCCAGATCTCTCAAGTCTCAAACAATCCCGGGCGTCATCagttaaggaaaaaggaaaaagaaattcCTTGACCCATTCTTGCGTCACCCCAGCAACTAAGGGAATGGCGGAGCAGTAATCAGTGAACAACTCCATATGCTTACCCGGATTCTCACCAGCTACTCCCCTAAAAAGATTCCTCTCCACCAACTGAATGTAAGATGGGTATATTCCAAAGGTATCCACATCCGTAGTGGGAGGTAGGAACCTCTTTGGTAAGGCATCTACAGTAGGTTCCGAGTGACTAGCGATATTAGGCATTTCAGCAGATGTAGTTGTAAGAACAACAGATATAGCAGTGCCCTCTTCTAGGACGGATCACCTGCAAAACGAATTATAGCACTAGAGAAAAAtgtgagatcagtctcaaggaatgaattccttgagacgagagaatttttttaaaataaagtaaCAAAAtagcgccacctccccggcaacggcgccaaaatttgacacggctgtcgcaaccctatcaaaaataaactaaccggctctaactaatatagtagaggtaaatcgggtatcgtactccacagggagatgggacaTCTGTATGCTAACTAAGTCTGCCtagtaaccgtttcttgggggtttaattgttttgattctaaactacggagataaAGAGAAAGAGAGCAAGAGATAAGGAGCAGTAAAGAAATTATCAAAGAGAAAGAAATAGCTAGgatagtcggttcaccatggtcctCTAGGGATCAAATCTAAGGTCAAAGGTCAACTTGAACTCGGTTttcagggtagtgaaaaggtccttccggtcagctgttcgccctaaaacattactaacttagcttccgccctcattagaatgtcctATTGTTCACCGCatgtcttaccccttccaatcttccaaTCTAGGTCAGGATGTAACAGatcaactagctaaatgcgtcgactcaagcagctaattgctATTAAATGCAGTAATTAACAACATAACCCTAATTCTAGCCAAACCTAATCACCTTATCATCCTAACTGttatggctcccctatgtcctagcatagaagaattagctatgcatagttATTATTAAGGAgtcaataacaacaaataaaacaaatgaATTGATCATGGTGATAGATTGCTAAGCAAAACAAGAGAAAGAACGAAGGAGAAAAGATACGAATAGAACAAGAATAATAATtgcaataataattaatcaaattAAAGATCAGAAATACCAATACCAAGAGAGTTCCAAGCAATGGAGAGTTTTAGGTTTTTAGAAGTACAAGTGCAAAGAGAAGAGATAGGTCTGTTGTCATTCCCCTCCCTCTTATTTATTCTAAGATACAAAATAAAATATCCGAGAATTAACTAAAAAATTGCGTAATTgtttaaacctctcgatcgagtagaaataaactactcgatcgaggacaataagtgacaaacctctcgatcgagcacattgaatactcgatcgaggaacacagaAAACAcctctctcgatcgagcatattaaAGCACTTGATCGAAGGTCTTCaatatcatagttactcgatcgaccggttttgACAACCaatcttagtcgatcgagcataACAACATTGCATCAGCATAGATCAACTCAAAACATCTTCCGAGACCAGTTCACGCATCCTTAGGTAGCAATTTCCAGGCTCCGATTATTCTTTCTCCAAAATACATGCAACcgggacaagtttaggctcgattatgCTCTTtccggctcattcctgcaattaatacaagatagaccaaagtagactattcgggggcatttgtagctagtcgccacataaataacacagaaatgcgtgtaaataaaGGGTAAAAACCATATATTAAATGCACGCATCACCATTGTTGTTgccaaatatcaaatttttatgtcAATTTTGCCACCTAAaatgaagaacacgaaaatggtgttttgagtttataaattgatttttggtggttgttgtttggtttaattgaacaacaaaggcttaacctttgttgttattGATGATTTTGTTTGGTAtgtgaaaatttcgtcttaaattttcgaaatatAGGGAGGTCATGCCCAAGTTTCGATTTTCTGGGAGTAAAACTTGGTTTATTTGCCTTGTAAGACTACTATCTTTGTTGGTAATGTGGTATATTGTCTTAAAACGAaacaaattttgtcttaaaattgaGAAACTTTTCAAGATTTTCCTAAGTACCCATGAACAAAttctaaattatgttttaaatGTGGTTCAAGTATGTTGCTAAGCTAAAAATTTGATGATTGTTGTTATACCATGGTGTAAACTAAGAAGTTTtcatcctaaaaaaaaaaaatatgaccaGTTTCTCGAAATTTGGTACTAACCATgtcaaaattttgaattttatgcTCATTACATGTTTTACTGTTTTGATGCAATTCGTGTTATTTAGGCCGAGTCATTTTTTACGAAACTATTTTGTCCATCAGCCTTCTTTTTTTGGGTGAAATGTAAGAATTTCATTAAAGCACAAACGAGCTATTACAAGCTATACCGTTTTACAAACAAATCATTTTACTAACTACTCCATACAATGGAGTTACATACTCAATCTAACTAAATTCAACCATGTGATATCCCTAGTACATACTCCTGGTTTGATTTTAGTAGACAACCTACACTTCACTTCCTTCCTTATCTGGTCACGAAGCAATTCTGGTCTCAACATTGAAGCATCAACTCTAGCTTTGTTTCGTTGCATCCAAATATGGTACAAAGTTACCAAAATAACACACATTATAACTTTTTTCTGCAAAGAGGAAGCGTGCAGTCCTTCAATCCAGAGGAACAGATTTGAGTCAGGTATCACAACATGACACAAACCAGCCATATCATTCAAAATCCTCCTGCTATACTCACACTTCAAAAAAAGATGAGAATGACTCTTATCCTCCAGGCCGCAAAGGAGACAAGTAGCATCAGCAGAGATGCCCAATGCATACAACTTGTCTTTTAGTTTCAATGCTTCACGAGCTATCAGCCAACCAATAAACTGGTGTTTAGGAATGCTCCAACTGCACCAGAGATAATTAGGCCAATGCACGTCCTGAAATTTCAGTCTAACAAGGTCATACCCAATGCTGACAGAGTAGCCATTTGTATCCAAAGTCCACTGATTATTAGAATACCCAAGAGCAAGCTTATCCTTAACCCTAGAAATAACTTTCCAACCCCAGCTAACATCACCACTAGGGGTATAATTAGACCAAGTTGTGCCCTTTAAATAAACTTGATGGACCCATTTAACCCAAAGTCTATCAGGACATGAGTAAATCCACCATACAAGCTTTCCAATTGCTGCAATATTCCAGGAAAGGCTGTCCCTGATCCCCATCCCCCCTTCAGTTTTTGGTACACAGACCTTTTCCCAACTCACCTGAGGCACCTTGAGGTAGTCCACACTCCTATCCTAAAGGTAGTTTCTACAAATGGAATTTATCTTGTTAAGAACCCCTTTAGGAATTAGGAATATGTTAATCCAGTAGCTATATAATGCAGTGGGCACAGAGTTCACCAACACGAGTCTACCAGCATATGAAAGTTTTTTTGTGCCAAAACTTCGAATTTTGCTAACTATCTTCTCAACTAACACCTGGCAATCAGCTTTTTTTCAATCTCTCACAAGTTACAGGAATCTCCAAATATCTAAAAGGTAACTGACCTTCAATTACTCCTGAGATTTGTAGAATGTCAGTCTTTAAATCCCTTGGCAC
Protein-coding sequences here:
- the LOC141620390 gene encoding uncharacterized protein LOC141620390 yields the protein MTSMYVHNGRAKRGILPSFHSIIKGRQSKSKVLKIANTQGVMCKDFGSIQSAFLDFYTELLGTSTATTKVNKTVVQSGPICTEDHHQILLSPVSDDEIKQVLFSIPSHKAPAPDGYSSAFFKDSWDNVGKDVCASIRDFFLEGKLLKQLHHTLISVIPKCDIQQNVTQFRPISCCNVVYKCISKLICNRLSTILPDIISDNQGGFIKWRSIVENILISQDVVKCYMRKTVSPRFMLKVDLKKAYDSVSWSFLEQMMVLLNFPKHLINLIMECVTTATYYLVVNGETFGHFKGAKGLSNGDVASIMILLRSFATLSYASGLQMNSTKTNAYFNGVPRDLKTDILQISGVIEGQLPFRYLEIPDRSVDYLKVPQVSWEKVCVPKTEGGMGIRDSLSWNIAAIGKLVWWIYSCPDRLWVKWVHQVYLKGTTWSNYTPSGDVSWGWKVISRVKDKLALGYSNNQWTLDTNGYSVSIGYDLVRLKFQDVHWPNYLWCSWSIPKHQFIGWLIAREALKLKDKLYALGISADATCLLCGLEDKSHSHLFLKCEYSRRILNDMAGLCHVVIPDSNLFLWIEGLHASSLQKKVIMCVILVTLYHIWMQRNKARVDASMLRPELLRDQIRKEVKCRLSTKIKPGVCTRDITWAILDAAAQGRFQKNIDDNKGWHLIVDMAIHVDEYGNPRGGRRVTGRDDESPAAVTEVLDAGCDKSESPTMGEHEQVHAMIEQEVICGRCGVEGRDPITCMAEVGRVLVYQQFKQGIPFSQFYEDLAIPSVSNPIDSMPQQDESSSKNI